Proteins from a genomic interval of Halanaerobiales bacterium:
- a CDS encoding electron transfer flavoprotein subunit alpha, with the protein MLNIIKNKCTGCEVCIDKCPFDALSMEENKAVVDHDSCTMCGICVKACDYDAIELEKEEDQTEKKDLSAYSGVWVLAEQRENELLDVSFELISEGRKLADELNTDLSAVVLGSEVKNEAKDLIAYGADHIYVVEDERLEHYRTGPYTSIISDMIAKAKPEIVLLGATHNGRDLGPRLSARLDTGLTADCTKLEIDDDEGILLQTRPAFGGNLMATIVCPEHRPQMSTVRPGVMEKEEPDYDRVGDINEVEVKLDEKDIKSKVTKEAKIINLKSDLTEVEMFTKIRDIVKEAKKGVNLEKAEIIVSGGRGVGEADKFSCIENLADKLGGEVGASRAVVDEGWIEKEHQVGQTGKTVQPRVYIACGISGAIQHKAGMENSDLIIAINTDDEAPIFDVCDYGIVGDLHEIVPLLCDVFEEVLN; encoded by the coding sequence ATGTTAAATATTATAAAAAATAAATGTACTGGTTGTGAAGTTTGTATAGATAAATGTCCTTTTGACGCTTTAAGTATGGAAGAAAATAAAGCGGTAGTTGACCATGATAGTTGTACAATGTGTGGAATTTGTGTTAAAGCCTGTGATTATGATGCTATAGAACTTGAAAAAGAAGAAGATCAAACTGAGAAAAAAGATTTATCAGCCTATAGTGGAGTTTGGGTTTTAGCAGAACAAAGAGAAAATGAACTTTTAGATGTTTCTTTTGAACTTATAAGTGAAGGGCGTAAACTTGCTGATGAACTTAATACAGATCTATCTGCAGTTGTTTTGGGCTCAGAAGTAAAAAATGAAGCTAAAGATTTAATAGCTTATGGTGCTGATCATATCTATGTTGTAGAAGATGAAAGATTAGAACATTATAGAACTGGACCATATACAAGTATCATAAGTGATATGATAGCTAAAGCCAAACCAGAGATTGTATTACTGGGAGCTACCCATAATGGACGTGATTTAGGGCCAAGACTATCAGCAAGACTTGATACTGGTTTAACTGCTGATTGTACAAAACTTGAGATTGATGATGATGAAGGTATTTTACTTCAAACCCGTCCTGCCTTTGGAGGTAATTTGATGGCTACCATAGTCTGTCCTGAGCACAGACCACAGATGTCTACTGTGCGACCGGGAGTTATGGAAAAAGAAGAACCAGATTATGATCGAGTAGGAGATATTAATGAAGTTGAAGTAAAATTAGATGAAAAAGATATTAAATCAAAAGTGACAAAAGAAGCTAAAATTATAAATTTAAAATCTGATCTTACAGAAGTAGAAATGTTTACAAAAATAAGAGATATTGTCAAAGAAGCCAAAAAGGGTGTTAACCTGGAAAAAGCTGAGATTATTGTTTCCGGTGGCCGTGGTGTTGGTGAAGCTGATAAATTCTCCTGTATTGAAAATCTTGCTGATAAGCTTGGAGGGGAAGTAGGAGCTTCAAGAGCAGTTGTTGATGAAGGATGGATTGAAAAAGAACATCAGGTAGGACAGACCGGTAAAACAGTTCAACCCAGAGTTTATATTGCCTGTGGTATTTCTGGTGCAATCCAACATAAAGCAGGAATGGAAAACTCTGATCTAATTATAGCTATAAATACAGATGATGAAGCACCAATATTTGATGTTTGTGATTATGGTATAGTAGGAGATCTTCATGAAATAGTACCACTTTTATGTGATGTTTTTGAGGAAGTATTAAACTAA
- a CDS encoding RidA family protein, whose amino-acid sequence MERKVIASDKAPAAIGAYSQAVKAGNMLFVSGQIPYDKDGNPVDGGPGEQTRQSLENVKAILEEAGSDLSKVVKATIFASDMENFSEINEVYGQYFGEKAPARAFVEVARLPKDVDVEIEVIAICD is encoded by the coding sequence ATGGAAAGAAAGGTAATTGCAAGTGATAAAGCCCCGGCAGCTATTGGTGCCTATTCACAGGCTGTTAAGGCAGGTAATATGCTCTTTGTTTCAGGACAGATACCTTATGATAAAGATGGCAATCCCGTAGATGGAGGGCCTGGAGAACAAACCAGACAATCCCTAGAAAATGTTAAGGCGATTTTAGAAGAAGCAGGCAGTGATCTTTCTAAGGTAGTTAAAGCAACTATTTTTGCCAGTGATATGGAGAATTTTTCAGAAATAAATGAAGTTTATGGCCAGTATTTTGGTGAAAAAGCACCGGCAAGAGCTTTTGTAGAAGTTGCCAGACTTCCAAAAGATGTAGATGTAGAAATCGAAGTTATTGCTATTTGTGATTAA